GTGGTGCGCGAACTCCAGGAAGAAACCGGTCTGGTGGTGCGGCCACTGGGTGTAGTGGAGGTGTTCGAACGGATCATGCTTGACGCCAAGGGCCGCGCCCGCTTCCATTTCGTCCTGATTGACTATCTCTGCGAGCGTCTGGAAGGAGAAGCGCGGGCCAGCTCGGATGTCCTGGATGTCGCCTGGGTGGAGGAGGCCCGGCTCGCTGACTACGAAATTTCCGCCAAGGCTGCGGAGATCATCCGGAAAGCGTTCCGCCAGCGGGCGGCTTAGCGGTAGCGACCTCGAAACCAATTCCAGCGCATCCTCACCAGCTCGAGGAACATGCGCCAGCCATCCCGAAGCAAGCTCACGCGCGACTCCGCATCATGGCTCCAACGGACTCCCACTTCAGCGATCCGCAAACCCTGTTTCTTTGCCAGGAAAAGAACCTCCGGGTCAAAAGCGAAGCGCTCAATCTTCTGCCGCTCAAAAATGGGCCGGGTCGCCTCTCGATCAAACAATTTGAAGCCGCACTGAGTGTCCTGGAGGCTCAACCCGGTGAGCAGCCGGACGAGGAGGTGAAAGATTTTTCCCGCGAGCTCGCGCACAGCCGATTGGTGTATCTCAATCAGGCTCGGGTCAACAGCGCGCGAGCCCACGACTACCGCATAGCCTTCCCGGGCGGCAGCCATCAACTTGCCGGCTTCTTCGATCGGTGCCGAAAGGTCGGCATCGGTGAAAAGGACGGCGCGACCGCGCGCCTCAAGCGCTCCGTGACGGACGCTATACCCCTTGCCGCGATTTCGCCCGTTCGCGAGTGGCCGGAGGTTGGGATACCGCTCGGCCAATTGCCGGGCGAGCTCGAGCGTCCCGTCCGTCGAACCATCATCCACGACGATCACTTCCCAGCCGAGCGGCTGGGAACGAAGCCAGGCATAGATTCGCTCCAGCGATTGGGGAAGACGGCGGGTTTCGTTGTAGGCGGGAATGACGATGGAGAGATCGATGTCCAGGCTATTCACCCCAACCGTGTTTTCCGGTAAGCGGCACGAAGCGGCAATAATTGATGCTATGAATTTCGCGCTCAAAACCCCGCCGCACCACCTGCAAGAGTTCCTGTTGATTGGTATCACCCACCGGGATGACCAGGCGCCCGCCCTCGGCAAGCTGGTCCACCAACACCTCGGGGACGAAAGGCGCGCCGGCGGTGACGAGGATGCCGTGATAGGGGGCATGTTCCGGCCAACCGCCCGAGCCGTCGCCCGTCCGATACAGGATGTTGGTGAAACCCATGCCGCGGAGCCGCTCTTCCGCCGCAGTTGCCAGGGAAGAGAATTTTTCGATGGTGAAGACCTGCCCGGCCAGTCGCGCCAGGATCGCGGTTTGGTAGCCCGAGCCGGTGCCGATTTCGAGCACTTTGCCGGCAGGATGGAGCTCGAGCGCTTCCGTCATGACGGCCACCATATAAGGTTGGGAAATGGTCTGGCCCTCGCCGATGGGCAAAGGATGATCTTCGTAAGCCTCAAAGACGTAGGCTGG
This DNA window, taken from Candidatus Acidiferrales bacterium, encodes the following:
- a CDS encoding NUDIX hydrolase, which produces MPGSREYPDRPYVGVGGVVIEKGRTLLIRRANEPRQGEWSIPGGMVETGETLEYAVVRELQEETGLVVRPLGVVEVFERIMLDAKGRARFHFVLIDYLCERLEGEARASSDVLDVAWVEEARLADYEISAKAAEIIRKAFRQRAA
- a CDS encoding dolichyl-phosphate beta-glucosyltransferase, which gives rise to MNSLDIDLSIVIPAYNETRRLPQSLERIYAWLRSQPLGWEVIVVDDGSTDGTLELARQLAERYPNLRPLANGRNRGKGYSVRHGALEARGRAVLFTDADLSAPIEEAGKLMAAAREGYAVVVGSRAVDPSLIEIHQSAVRELAGKIFHLLVRLLTGLSLQDTQCGFKLFDREATRPIFERQKIERFAFDPEVLFLAKKQGLRIAEVGVRWSHDAESRVSLLRDGWRMFLELVRMRWNWFRGRYR
- a CDS encoding protein-L-isoaspartate(D-aspartate) O-methyltransferase, with product MKGNGSAGHATLELATLRQVMVELQLRRRGILDERVLQTMNEVPRHEFVAPAYVFEAYEDHPLPIGEGQTISQPYMVAVMTEALELHPAGKVLEIGTGSGYQTAILARLAGQVFTIEKFSSLATAAEERLRGMGFTNILYRTGDGSGGWPEHAPYHGILVTAGAPFVPEVLVDQLAEGGRLVIPVGDTNQQELLQVVRRGFEREIHSINYCRFVPLTGKHGWGE